DNA sequence from the Gordonia polyisoprenivorans genome:
CGCCGTCCAGTTCACCTTCGGCATCGGCTCCGGCAGCCGCACAGTGTCCACCGGCCACCGCCGCCCCCGATACCCCGGCCGGATGGCACACCGTCGCAGGCAAACGCGGTCTGGCCTATGACGTCCCGTCCAACTGGAAGGTGGCGAGCTGCGGCACACTCGTCGGCTGGGAGAAGCGGTGCAACGACGGCCCTTTCGGCTACTGCGCGATCCGAACCATGAGCGGTGCGGCCACCCTCGACGTACCCGGCTGTGGTGACAACTCGGTCGCGGTCTCCGGGCTGCCGGGTGCATCGAACACCACCGACATCGACAAGGCGGTTCATGTGGAGGCGTCGCTGGTTGCCGGCATCTATACCTCGGACTCCGGACACGTCCCGACGGTGCACCTCGGCCCACCCCGACAACTCACCGTCGGCGGGGCTCCCGCGGTACAGATCGTCGCATCGGTGAGCGACATCGCGACCTCGAACTGTGTCGGCCCCACCGCCATTCATTCCATGGTGGCCACAACGGTGCCCGGACAACAGGGGTGCGTGCTCTTCGTCATCTCGGCTCCGCAGGGCGTTCCCGACGCGGTCAGTCCCGCCGTCGTCGCCGAGATGGTCTCGACGCTGCGCCGGGCGAGCTGAGCGGTGTGTTCACCGACCACCGGCGGTGTGGAAGTCGTAGGCCGACTCGGCATGTTGTGCGTCGTCGATGCCGTCGACCTCGTGCTGGCGATCGGCACGTAGACCCATCGTGTACTTGAGTGCGAGACCGATGATCCCGGTGACGACGACGGCGTAGGACAGTACCGCCACCACAGCCACCGCCTGGCGCCACAGCTGATCGAATCCGCCCCCGTAGAACAGCCCGTCCACGCCGGCCGGTGCAGAGCTCGAGGCGACCAGGCCGATCATCAGGGTGCCGACGACACCACTGACGAAATGCACCCCGACCACGTCGAGCGAATCATCATAGCGCCAGCGGAATTTCAGTTCGATGGCGTACGAGCTGAGCGCACCGGCGACAGCGCCGATCGCCAGCGCGCCGAGTGGCGTCACCGCCGAACACGAGGGCGTGATCGCCACCAGGCCGGCGATCACACCCGATGCCGCACCGAAGGACGTGGGCCGACCGTGCCGGGCGTATTCGACGACGAGCCACGACACCATCGACGCCGCGCCCGCCCCGAGGGTGTTGACCGCGATGATCGCCGCAGACCCGTTGGCCGCCAACGCCGATCCGGCGTTGAACCCGAACCAGCCGAACCACAACAGACCGGCCCCGAGCATGACGAACGGCAGATTGTGCGGACGCATCGGATCCTTGGGCCATCCGCGCCGCCGTCCCAGGAGGATGGCGAGCACCAGCGCCGACGCACCCGAATTAATCTCGACCGCGGTACCACCGGCGAAGTCGATGGCCTTGAGGTGAGCGACGATCCAGCCGCCGTGCTCTTCGGTCAATCCGGGTGCGCTGAACACCCAGTGCGCGACCGGGA
Encoded proteins:
- a CDS encoding ammonium transporter; translated protein: MFPKYGIPDGADTAWMLVAFALVLLMTPALALFYGGMVRSKSVLNMMMMCLSAIPIVWILWVVVGYSLAFGDDHAGLIGSFGSFPGLEHTFGHDAAHPTTIPLVGTIPAILFVAFQAGFAMVTVALIAGAVADRMRFLSWVVFATIWSLLVYIPVAHWVFSAPGLTEEHGGWIVAHLKAIDFAGGTAVEINSGASALVLAILLGRRRGWPKDPMRPHNLPFVMLGAGLLWFGWFGFNAGSALAANGSAAIIAVNTLGAGAASMVSWLVVEYARHGRPTSFGAASGVIAGLVAITPSCSAVTPLGALAIGAVAGALSSYAIELKFRWRYDDSLDVVGVHFVSGVVGTLMIGLVASSSAPAGVDGLFYGGGFDQLWRQAVAVVAVLSYAVVVTGIIGLALKYTMGLRADRQHEVDGIDDAQHAESAYDFHTAGGR